A genomic stretch from Hydrogenimonas urashimensis includes:
- the pgi gene encoding glucose-6-phosphate isomerase, whose translation MLKNIDPTTTEAWRRLRELFEERKGIHLREMFASDPQRFERFSRILDDEIMLDFSKNLIDEEIFDALVALAEACDVKGAAEAMFRGEKINRTENRAVLHTALRNRSNTPVYVDGEDVMPKINAVLKQMELFCSRVHSGEWRGYTGKKITDIVNIGIGGSDLGPVMVTEALRAYKLEDIEPHFVSNVDGTHIAETLKKIEPETTLFLIASKTFTTQETMTNAHTAREWFMKSAGDEKAVAKHFVAMSTNAEAVKAFGIDPENMFEFWEWVGGRYSLWSAIGLSIALTIGFDRFVELLEGAHEMDNHFKEAPYEKNLPVILALLGIWYNNFHGAESHAILPYDQYLHRFAAYLQQGDMESNGKYVDRNGKRVTYQTGPIIWGEPGTNGQHAFYQLIHQGTKLIPCDFIAPAQSLNPIGEHHKILLSNFFAQTEALAFGKTREEVEKEFISSGRSLDEVKDLIPHKIFEGNRPTNSILLRKVTPRTLGKLIAMYEHKIFVQGVIWDIYSFDQWGVELGKQLAKKILPELDGTKRVTSHDGSTNGLINRWKEWKE comes from the coding sequence ATGCTGAAAAATATCGATCCGACGACGACCGAAGCGTGGAGACGGCTGAGAGAACTGTTTGAGGAGAGAAAAGGCATTCATCTGCGTGAGATGTTCGCCTCCGATCCCCAACGTTTCGAGAGGTTTTCAAGAATACTCGACGACGAGATAATGCTGGACTTTTCCAAAAACCTGATCGACGAAGAGATATTCGACGCGCTGGTCGCGTTGGCGGAGGCGTGTGACGTCAAAGGGGCAGCCGAAGCGATGTTCAGGGGCGAGAAGATCAATCGCACCGAAAACCGTGCCGTGCTGCACACGGCGCTTCGCAACCGTTCAAACACCCCTGTGTATGTCGACGGCGAGGATGTGATGCCGAAGATCAATGCCGTCTTGAAACAGATGGAGCTTTTCTGTTCCAGGGTCCACAGCGGCGAATGGCGTGGATACACCGGCAAAAAAATCACCGACATCGTCAATATCGGCATCGGGGGTTCGGACCTGGGTCCTGTTATGGTCACCGAAGCGCTGAGAGCCTACAAACTCGAGGATATCGAACCCCATTTCGTCTCGAATGTCGACGGAACCCATATCGCCGAAACCCTCAAAAAAATCGAACCGGAAACGACCCTTTTCCTGATCGCTTCCAAAACTTTCACGACACAGGAGACGATGACCAATGCCCACACGGCGCGGGAGTGGTTCATGAAATCGGCAGGAGACGAAAAGGCGGTGGCAAAACACTTCGTCGCCATGTCGACCAATGCCGAAGCCGTCAAAGCGTTCGGCATCGATCCGGAGAATATGTTCGAATTCTGGGAGTGGGTCGGGGGGCGCTACTCCCTCTGGTCGGCCATCGGACTCTCCATCGCCCTGACGATCGGGTTCGACCGTTTCGTCGAACTGCTGGAGGGAGCCCATGAGATGGACAACCATTTCAAAGAAGCTCCCTACGAAAAGAATCTTCCCGTCATCCTGGCATTGTTGGGAATTTGGTACAACAACTTCCACGGGGCTGAAAGCCATGCGATCCTCCCGTACGATCAGTATCTGCACCGTTTCGCCGCCTATCTTCAGCAAGGAGACATGGAGTCCAACGGAAAGTATGTCGATCGCAACGGCAAAAGGGTGACCTACCAGACGGGCCCCATTATCTGGGGCGAGCCGGGAACCAACGGCCAGCATGCCTTCTACCAGCTGATCCACCAGGGAACCAAGCTGATTCCGTGCGATTTCATCGCACCGGCGCAGTCACTCAATCCCATCGGCGAGCACCATAAAATCCTGCTTTCCAATTTCTTCGCCCAGACCGAAGCGCTGGCTTTCGGCAAAACGCGGGAGGAGGTCGAAAAGGAGTTCATAAGCTCCGGCCGATCGCTCGATGAGGTGAAGGATCTGATTCCCCACAAGATTTTCGAAGGCAACCGCCCCACCAACTCCATTCTGCTGCGCAAAGTGACACCCCGGACTCTGGGAAAACTGATCGCGATGTACGAGCACAAGATTTTCGTACAGGGCGTCATCTGGGACATCTATTCTTTCGATCAGTGGGGTGTGGAACTGGGCAAACAGCTTGCCAAAAAGATCCTTCCCGAACTCGACGGCACCAAGCGCGTCACATCGCACGACGGCTCGACCAACGGTTTGATCAATCGCTGGAAAGAGTGGAAAGAGTAA
- a CDS encoding OprO/OprP family phosphate-selective porin, with the protein MDKKSLLLAVMFLCTTFGWGIEPLKIDEIQWYTPDLYKKPPKSGVAYGWNAIDTKWLYMKALAMIAFDYNHFHQDQKNIETVGELESYNRWDIRGARAGVAGSIHFSRPWSYLISGTLNHWSKTFDERNQGKYDILDCMVSIPLWGEYGRIQLGKMKEPVSMERVMGMVFEQTMERPMHLDALLPSRNIGIALLDTLYDGRLRWRIGIFNDWIERDDSSFFENNIVYAGRLTGLPYEDVGKKQLVHIGGSFRYEDVKRGSVRYDVGPENWFVDSWLDTGEIPADATQTANLEITYLNGPLWLASEYTATRVDSPKMDDPFFSGWHVTFNYFLTGEYRGYNYQRGTVRRIIPQENFFGGGWGALELSLRYSTLDLDSKEVHGGKMQITSAGFIWHPMRETQFHIQFSHAELDSFNPANSRSTGGNANIIQLRWLIIVD; encoded by the coding sequence ATGGATAAAAAATCCCTGCTCCTGGCCGTAATGTTTCTCTGCACGACCTTTGGATGGGGCATAGAACCGCTGAAAATCGACGAAATCCAGTGGTATACACCGGACCTTTACAAAAAACCTCCAAAAAGCGGCGTAGCCTACGGATGGAACGCCATCGATACGAAGTGGCTCTATATGAAGGCACTGGCGATGATCGCCTTCGATTACAACCACTTTCACCAAGACCAAAAAAATATCGAAACAGTCGGCGAACTGGAGAGTTACAACCGATGGGATATCCGGGGCGCCCGCGCCGGCGTCGCCGGATCGATCCATTTTTCCCGTCCCTGGAGTTACCTGATCTCAGGAACGCTCAATCACTGGAGCAAAACCTTCGACGAAAGGAATCAGGGGAAATACGACATTCTCGACTGCATGGTGAGCATACCGTTATGGGGTGAATACGGACGCATTCAGCTGGGCAAGATGAAGGAGCCGGTCTCGATGGAGCGCGTGATGGGCATGGTCTTCGAACAGACGATGGAGCGCCCGATGCATCTGGACGCGCTTCTGCCGTCAAGAAACATCGGTATCGCGCTCCTTGATACCCTTTATGACGGTCGGCTGCGGTGGCGCATAGGGATTTTCAACGACTGGATCGAGAGAGACGATAGCTCCTTTTTTGAAAACAACATTGTCTATGCGGGCCGTCTTACAGGGTTGCCCTACGAAGATGTGGGCAAAAAGCAGCTTGTGCATATCGGCGGTTCTTTCCGCTACGAAGATGTCAAACGAGGAAGCGTCCGGTACGACGTGGGACCAGAAAACTGGTTCGTCGACTCCTGGCTCGATACGGGAGAGATACCCGCCGACGCCACACAAACCGCCAACCTGGAAATCACCTATCTGAATGGGCCGCTCTGGCTCGCGTCGGAATATACCGCCACGCGGGTCGATTCACCGAAGATGGACGATCCCTTCTTTTCGGGCTGGCATGTCACTTTCAACTATTTCCTTACGGGTGAATACCGCGGCTACAATTACCAAAGAGGCACCGTCCGGCGCATCATACCCCAGGAGAATTTTTTCGGCGGCGGATGGGGGGCGCTGGAACTTTCCCTCCGATACTCAACACTCGACCTCGACAGTAAAGAGGTTCACGGGGGAAAGATGCAGATCACCTCGGCCGGTTTCATCTGGCATCCTATGCGTGAGACACAGTTTCATATCCAGTTCAGCCACGCGGAACTCGACAGTTTCAACCCAGCCAACTCCCGATCCACGGGAGGCAACGCCAACATCATCCAGCTGCGATGGCTTATCATCGTCGACTGA
- a CDS encoding NAD(P)/FAD-dependent oxidoreductase: MHHSDILIIGGGPAAMVTAGTARQYYPNKSVTVLKKGKDSMVPCGIPYVFGPLLESVEDDMIPCGDMAAKMGTELIVEEAVGIDFEKKRVAGKSGESYGYEKLIIATGSVPKIPRQIANHDAPGVFFVPKDPDYIRKMHAEMAGMKKIVVVGTGFIGIEIANEFQDSGKEVTLVGSRLLKHSFDPEVSSYMEKIVENKGIVHYKNQRTCEIVLDERGHACGVKFEDGEVVACDGVVLATGYRPNTDLARKSGLSMRQGDTIYVDEYMRTTQPDVFAIGDCAEKRHFITKRTIPVMLASTATAEARIAVANLYSINLVKSFSGTIAIFSTVIGDTCFGSAGITEEDARKQRIDITTTVVTVPDKHPAKLPNSHEQAVKLIASRATGQLIGAQVVGGIDIGEMINMLGTIIENRMTVFDLLGLQVATHPLLTSAPTTYPIIVAAQNIAARTLGA, encoded by the coding sequence ATGCATCACAGCGATATTCTCATTATCGGGGGCGGCCCTGCCGCCATGGTCACCGCGGGGACGGCGCGTCAGTACTATCCCAATAAATCGGTCACGGTACTTAAAAAAGGGAAAGACTCCATGGTGCCCTGTGGCATACCCTACGTCTTCGGCCCGCTTCTAGAATCGGTGGAGGATGACATGATTCCCTGCGGCGACATGGCGGCGAAGATGGGTACCGAACTGATCGTCGAGGAGGCGGTGGGTATCGACTTCGAAAAAAAGAGGGTCGCCGGAAAGAGTGGGGAGTCCTACGGCTATGAAAAACTGATCATCGCAACAGGCTCGGTACCGAAAATTCCCAGACAGATTGCCAATCACGACGCACCAGGTGTCTTCTTTGTGCCTAAAGATCCCGACTACATCCGAAAGATGCATGCTGAAATGGCCGGCATGAAAAAGATCGTCGTCGTCGGCACCGGTTTCATCGGGATAGAGATCGCCAACGAATTCCAAGACAGCGGCAAAGAGGTCACACTGGTCGGTTCGCGCCTGCTCAAACACTCTTTCGACCCCGAAGTGAGCAGCTATATGGAAAAGATCGTCGAAAACAAAGGGATTGTTCACTACAAAAACCAGCGTACATGCGAAATCGTTCTCGACGAACGTGGGCATGCGTGTGGGGTGAAATTCGAAGACGGCGAAGTGGTGGCATGTGACGGGGTGGTACTGGCCACGGGTTACCGTCCCAACACCGATCTTGCCAGAAAAAGCGGCCTTTCGATGCGTCAGGGCGATACGATCTACGTGGATGAGTATATGCGTACGACGCAACCGGATGTCTTCGCCATTGGAGACTGCGCCGAAAAGCGCCACTTCATCACCAAACGAACGATTCCGGTGATGCTCGCATCCACCGCTACCGCCGAAGCGCGGATTGCCGTGGCGAACCTCTACAGCATCAATCTGGTCAAATCCTTTTCCGGTACCATCGCCATCTTCTCCACCGTCATCGGCGACACCTGTTTCGGCTCGGCAGGTATCACGGAAGAGGATGCCAGAAAACAGCGGATCGATATCACGACAACGGTGGTGACGGTGCCGGACAAACATCCCGCGAAGCTTCCCAACAGTCACGAACAGGCGGTCAAGCTGATCGCCAGCCGTGCCACGGGCCAGCTCATCGGCGCACAGGTGGTCGGCGGCATCGATATCGGCGAAATGATCAACATGCTCGGTACCATCATCGAAAACCGTATGACCGTTTTCGACCTTCTGGGACTTCAGGTGGCGACGCATCCGCTGCTCACTTCGGCCCCCACCACCTACCCCATCATCGTGGCGGCCCAGAATATCGCCGCCCGAACTTTGGGAGCCTGA
- the gdhA gene encoding NADP-specific glutamate dehydrogenase — translation MSKGKAIRMDEKELEKAREYIKSLRNPNCKEDDVFFQAMEEVLLSIAPLYLSDPKYQANAIVQRLVVPDRIFKFKVEWLDRNNKIQVNTGYRVQFNNALGPYKGGLRFHPTVNEGVLKFLGFEQILKNALTGLPIGGAKGGSDFDPKGKTDFEVMSFCSAFMRELHKYIGPRIDVPAGDIGVGAREIGYLFGEYKKITSAYEGVLTGKPFFFGGSLMRPEATGYGVVYFTEKMLEIENKEPLKEKVCTVSGSGNVALHAIEKLYQLGALPVTCSDSKGTVYDPRGVDLELLKELKFVKRVSLQEYSKKHPEAKYIPVSDYPKGGHAAWHIPCYAAFPCATQNELTETDAKALVKNGCVSVTEGANMPSTPEAIHYFQKSGICFGPAKAANAGGVAVSALEMSQNAQMMRWSFEKVDAELKTIMEHICTNVAQTAEEYGVKGNYVDGANIAGFKRVADAMIAEGI, via the coding sequence ATGAGTAAAGGCAAAGCGATCCGTATGGACGAAAAAGAGCTGGAGAAAGCAAGAGAATATATCAAAAGTCTGAGAAATCCCAACTGTAAAGAGGATGATGTTTTTTTCCAGGCGATGGAGGAGGTGCTGCTTTCCATCGCGCCGCTCTATCTCTCCGACCCGAAATATCAGGCAAATGCCATCGTGCAACGTCTCGTCGTTCCTGATAGAATCTTCAAATTCAAAGTGGAGTGGCTTGACAGAAACAACAAAATCCAGGTCAACACCGGCTATCGCGTCCAGTTCAACAATGCCCTGGGCCCCTATAAAGGCGGCTTGCGCTTCCATCCCACCGTCAACGAAGGGGTTCTCAAATTCCTGGGATTCGAACAGATACTCAAAAATGCCCTGACAGGACTGCCCATCGGCGGCGCCAAAGGGGGCAGCGATTTCGACCCGAAAGGGAAAACCGATTTCGAAGTGATGAGCTTCTGTTCGGCTTTCATGCGCGAACTTCACAAATATATCGGACCCCGTATCGACGTGCCGGCAGGCGACATCGGTGTCGGGGCACGGGAGATCGGTTATCTTTTCGGCGAATACAAAAAGATCACATCCGCCTATGAAGGCGTACTGACCGGAAAGCCTTTCTTCTTCGGCGGGTCCCTGATGCGCCCGGAAGCGACCGGGTACGGGGTTGTCTATTTCACCGAAAAGATGCTCGAAATCGAGAACAAAGAGCCTCTTAAAGAGAAAGTCTGTACCGTCAGCGGTTCGGGAAACGTGGCACTGCATGCCATCGAGAAGCTTTACCAACTCGGGGCATTGCCGGTGACATGCTCCGATTCGAAAGGGACCGTTTACGATCCAAGGGGCGTGGACCTGGAGCTGCTCAAGGAGTTGAAATTCGTCAAAAGAGTGTCGCTGCAAGAGTACTCAAAAAAGCATCCGGAAGCGAAATATATTCCGGTATCCGATTATCCCAAAGGGGGCCATGCCGCCTGGCATATCCCGTGTTACGCCGCCTTTCCGTGCGCCACACAGAACGAACTGACCGAAACGGACGCCAAGGCGCTGGTCAAAAACGGCTGCGTCAGCGTTACCGAAGGGGCGAACATGCCCTCGACTCCGGAGGCCATCCACTATTTCCAAAAAAGCGGCATCTGTTTCGGACCCGCGAAGGCGGCCAATGCCGGCGGTGTGGCCGTCAGCGCCCTTGAGATGAGCCAGAATGCCCAGATGATGCGGTGGAGTTTCGAAAAGGTGGATGCGGAGCTCAAAACCATCATGGAGCATATCTGTACCAATGTGGCCCAAACGGCCGAAGAGTATGGCGTGAAAGGCAATTATGTCGATGGCGCGAACATCGCCGGATTCAAGCGTGTCGCCGACGCGATGATCGCCGAAGGGATTTAG
- the glgB gene encoding 1,4-alpha-glucan branching protein GlgB, with translation MKHAIHYDVTRLSEMDIYLFKEGTHVKLYDKFGSHFMEREGVPGVYFAVWAPNAAMVSVIGDFNGYDAAAHPLKLREDESGIWEGFIDNVGIGETYKYHIVSKMDGRTFEKADPYAKYAEKPPNSASRIWEIEDYRWNDESWMDLRKEKNAHDKPICIYEVHLGSWRRKVEEGNRPLTYIEAAEELARYLVDMNYTHVEIMPITEHPFEGSWGYQVTGYFAPTARYGTPQEFMQFVDILHQHGIGVIMDWVPSHFVTDGHGLINFDGTCLYEHMDPRLGYHPEWKSAIFNYGRNEVRAFLISSAMYWLEKYHIDGIRVDAVASMLYLDYARNEGEWIPNKYGGNENLEAIEFLKQLNETVYGEHGDIIMVAEESTAYPMVTRPVYAGGLGFGFKWNMGWMHDTLKYFKLDPIYRQHHHHQITFSMWYAFDENFVLPLSHDEVVHMKGSLIRKMPGDDNQKYANLRALFAYMTAHPGKKLLFMGGEFAQWAEWNYKQSLDWHLLENPCHRGIQRLVSDLNALYKSERALHLYDEKHAGFEWIDDTDYQHNVLAFLRKSDIEEETILVVCNFADTVYNHYRIGIPIPGRWQEIFNSQYRHYEGWDITNPHPIETEQIECHGRKYSLQLRLPPLGVCFFKLV, from the coding sequence ATGAAACATGCAATACACTACGACGTCACGCGATTGAGCGAGATGGATATCTATCTCTTTAAGGAGGGCACCCATGTCAAACTCTACGACAAATTCGGTTCCCACTTTATGGAGAGAGAGGGTGTGCCCGGCGTCTATTTCGCCGTCTGGGCGCCCAATGCCGCGATGGTCAGCGTCATCGGGGATTTCAACGGCTATGACGCCGCCGCCCATCCCCTGAAACTGCGGGAGGATGAGTCGGGCATCTGGGAGGGTTTCATCGACAACGTCGGAATCGGAGAAACCTACAAATACCATATTGTCTCGAAGATGGACGGCAGAACCTTCGAAAAAGCCGATCCCTACGCCAAATATGCCGAAAAACCGCCGAACTCTGCCTCCCGTATCTGGGAAATAGAGGACTATCGGTGGAACGACGAGAGCTGGATGGATCTGCGCAAAGAGAAAAACGCCCATGACAAGCCCATCTGTATCTACGAAGTGCATCTTGGGTCGTGGCGGCGGAAGGTCGAAGAGGGCAACCGTCCCCTCACCTACATCGAGGCCGCTGAGGAGCTCGCGCGCTATCTCGTCGATATGAACTACACCCATGTGGAGATCATGCCGATCACAGAACACCCCTTCGAAGGTTCCTGGGGGTACCAGGTGACGGGCTATTTCGCCCCGACTGCGCGCTACGGCACACCCCAGGAGTTCATGCAGTTTGTCGACATCCTGCACCAACACGGCATCGGGGTCATCATGGACTGGGTACCGTCGCATTTCGTCACCGACGGGCACGGTCTGATCAATTTCGATGGCACCTGCCTCTACGAACATATGGATCCCCGGCTGGGATACCACCCTGAATGGAAGAGTGCCATCTTCAACTACGGCCGCAACGAAGTGAGAGCCTTTTTGATCTCCAGCGCCATGTATTGGCTCGAAAAATACCATATCGACGGCATACGTGTCGATGCCGTCGCCTCCATGCTCTATCTCGATTACGCCAGAAACGAGGGAGAGTGGATACCCAACAAATACGGCGGCAATGAAAACCTCGAAGCGATCGAATTTCTCAAGCAGCTCAACGAAACGGTCTACGGCGAACACGGGGATATCATCATGGTGGCGGAGGAGTCGACCGCCTATCCGATGGTGACCAGACCCGTCTATGCCGGCGGCCTGGGTTTCGGTTTCAAATGGAACATGGGATGGATGCACGACACCCTCAAATATTTCAAACTCGACCCCATCTACCGGCAGCACCATCACCATCAGATCACTTTCAGCATGTGGTATGCCTTCGACGAAAACTTCGTTCTTCCCCTCAGCCACGACGAAGTGGTGCATATGAAAGGCTCGCTCATCCGCAAAATGCCAGGAGACGACAACCAGAAATACGCCAACCTCAGGGCGCTTTTTGCCTATATGACGGCCCATCCTGGCAAGAAGCTGCTCTTCATGGGGGGCGAGTTCGCCCAGTGGGCCGAGTGGAACTACAAGCAGAGCCTCGACTGGCACCTGCTCGAAAACCCGTGCCATCGGGGCATACAGCGACTCGTGAGCGATCTCAACGCCCTCTACAAAAGCGAACGGGCCCTTCATCTTTATGACGAAAAACACGCCGGTTTCGAGTGGATCGACGATACCGATTACCAGCACAATGTCCTGGCGTTTCTTCGAAAGAGCGACATCGAAGAGGAGACGATCCTGGTGGTCTGCAACTTCGCCGACACCGTCTATAACCACTATCGGATCGGCATACCGATACCGGGACGGTGGCAGGAGATCTTCAATTCCCAGTACCGGCACTACGAGGGGTGGGACATCACCAATCCGCATCCGATCGAAACGGAGCAGATCGAGTGTCACGGCCGTAAATATTCGCTGCAGCTTCGCCTCCCGCCGCTGGGTGTCTGCTTTTTCAAGCTGGTGTAA
- the glgA gene encoding glycogen synthase GlgA: MNQALNILFTASEVVPFAKTGGLADVAGALPKALARLGHNVIVVMPRYYSIDKSKLEHVPGPLGVPMGAMGELWAGVYKDTLPGSDVPVYFIDFERFFGRSGLYADENGFSYPDNDNRFIFLSKAAFQLCKKLAFRPDIIHAHDWHTAAQPVLRNTRFAFDDEFRNAATVLTIHNLQHQGQFFKGVMDVMEVGWEHFNPHELEAMDGVNILKGGIAHADAVTTVSRKYAHEIRTPEFGFGLDGHIRAHAHKLYGILNGVDYEEWSPDIDPYIAKRYDLDDMSGKALCKADMQERFNLPVWDDVPLIGFVGRFAEQKGIGLIAGTIEGLLHLNLQMVMLGTGEKWAEGFFSDIARRYPDRFACHVGYSNKLAHIIEAGSDLFLMPSLFEPCGLNQIYSLRYGTLPIVRATGGLDDTIQNYDPATKTGNGFKFDWATNDALYHTVKWAADTYRYDRDAYTIMQRTAMQARFDWERAAKQYEDLYYHTLYARRVADYR, from the coding sequence ATGAATCAAGCGCTGAACATACTTTTCACCGCCTCCGAAGTTGTCCCTTTCGCCAAGACGGGCGGGCTGGCCGATGTGGCGGGAGCGCTGCCCAAAGCGCTCGCGAGACTGGGACACAACGTCATCGTCGTCATGCCACGTTACTACTCGATCGACAAGAGCAAGCTGGAGCATGTTCCCGGACCGCTTGGAGTGCCGATGGGGGCGATGGGGGAGCTGTGGGCCGGCGTCTACAAGGATACGCTGCCCGGCAGCGACGTACCGGTCTATTTCATCGATTTCGAGCGGTTCTTCGGACGCTCAGGCCTCTACGCCGACGAGAACGGATTCAGCTATCCCGACAACGACAACCGTTTCATCTTTTTGAGCAAAGCCGCCTTTCAGCTCTGTAAGAAACTCGCGTTCAGGCCCGACATCATCCACGCCCACGACTGGCATACGGCAGCCCAGCCGGTTTTGAGAAACACCCGTTTCGCCTTCGACGATGAGTTCAGGAATGCCGCTACGGTTCTGACCATTCACAATCTGCAGCACCAGGGACAGTTTTTCAAAGGCGTGATGGACGTGATGGAGGTGGGCTGGGAACACTTCAATCCCCACGAGCTCGAAGCGATGGACGGTGTCAACATTCTCAAAGGGGGCATCGCCCATGCCGATGCCGTCACGACCGTCAGCCGAAAATATGCCCACGAAATACGCACGCCCGAGTTCGGGTTCGGCCTCGACGGCCATATCCGGGCGCATGCGCACAAACTCTACGGCATTCTCAACGGAGTCGATTACGAGGAGTGGAGCCCGGATATCGACCCCTATATCGCCAAACGGTACGATCTGGACGATATGAGCGGCAAGGCGCTCTGCAAAGCCGACATGCAGGAGCGTTTCAACCTCCCTGTCTGGGACGATGTCCCCCTTATCGGGTTTGTCGGACGATTCGCCGAACAGAAGGGGATAGGACTCATCGCCGGCACGATCGAAGGATTGTTGCATCTGAACCTGCAGATGGTCATGCTGGGGACAGGGGAGAAGTGGGCCGAAGGCTTCTTCAGCGACATCGCCCGTCGCTATCCCGACCGTTTCGCATGCCATGTCGGCTACTCCAACAAACTGGCCCACATCATCGAAGCGGGAAGCGATCTCTTTTTGATGCCTTCTTTGTTCGAACCCTGCGGGCTCAACCAGATCTACTCCCTGCGGTACGGCACACTGCCGATCGTCCGTGCCACCGGGGGACTGGACGACACGATCCAGAACTACGATCCGGCGACCAAAACGGGCAACGGATTCAAATTCGACTGGGCGACCAACGATGCCCTCTACCATACGGTGAAGTGGGCGGCCGACACCTACCGGTACGACAGAGACGCCTACACGATCATGCAGCGCACGGCGATGCAGGCACGGTTCGACTGGGAACGTGCGGCAAAACAGTATGAAGATCTCTACTATCACACGCTCTATGCGCGGCGGGTAGCGGACTATCGGTGA
- the malQ gene encoding 4-alpha-glucanotransferase, which translates to MSDNHSRENCFNERKSGILLHPTSLPGEYGIGTFGKAAYRWIDVLCENGQGLWQILPLGPTGYGNSPYQSYSAFAGNPLLIDLRMVQEAGWLDENVSGKRFDFDENRVDYDWVAAYKMPLLKSAFLRFSEHAGKEEKGRFEIFCHEEREWLEDYALFMALKKEYRGKIWYEWDTKIVKRDPKALAHKKKVLEEEIAFQKFLQYLFFGQWKRLKAYANAKGVQIIGDLPIYVSEDSSDVWAHPALFQLDESCRPTAVAGVPPDYFSATGQRWGNPLYDWNRMEEEDFAWWILRLQKSLALYDIIRIDHFRGFVAYWSIPAEEETAVNGEWVKGPGRRFFKKLKERLGHLPIIAEDLGVITPEVERLRDEFNLLGMKILQFAFDGNAQNPYLPHNGVRDSVIYTGTHDNDTTVGWFESIDNKAYVTSYLSRSDREIHWAMIREALASVSLFALIPLQDILGLGSNARMNRPGHPENNWCWRVSEAQLQACDFERVGRMARLYGRE; encoded by the coding sequence ATGTCAGACAACCATTCGCGAGAAAACTGTTTCAACGAAAGAAAGAGTGGTATTCTCCTCCATCCCACGTCGCTTCCGGGGGAGTACGGTATCGGAACTTTCGGAAAGGCTGCCTACCGGTGGATAGATGTGCTTTGTGAAAACGGACAGGGTTTGTGGCAGATACTCCCCCTCGGGCCCACCGGCTACGGAAACTCTCCCTATCAGAGCTACTCGGCATTCGCCGGCAACCCTCTGCTGATCGACCTGCGGATGGTCCAGGAGGCGGGATGGCTCGATGAGAACGTTTCCGGCAAGCGGTTTGATTTCGATGAAAACCGTGTCGATTACGACTGGGTCGCCGCCTACAAAATGCCTCTGTTAAAAAGCGCTTTTCTGCGGTTCAGCGAGCATGCTGGCAAGGAGGAAAAAGGGCGCTTTGAGATTTTTTGCCACGAAGAGAGGGAGTGGCTGGAAGATTATGCCCTCTTCATGGCACTGAAAAAAGAGTATCGCGGAAAAATCTGGTACGAATGGGACACGAAAATCGTCAAGCGCGATCCGAAGGCGCTGGCCCATAAAAAAAAGGTGTTGGAAGAGGAGATTGCGTTTCAGAAATTTCTTCAGTATCTCTTTTTTGGCCAGTGGAAGCGTTTGAAAGCTTACGCCAACGCGAAAGGGGTACAGATCATCGGTGACTTGCCCATATACGTCTCCGAAGACAGCAGCGATGTCTGGGCCCACCCGGCTCTTTTTCAGCTGGATGAATCCTGCAGGCCTACCGCCGTCGCCGGCGTACCGCCCGATTATTTCAGCGCCACGGGTCAGCGATGGGGCAATCCCCTTTATGACTGGAACAGGATGGAAGAAGAGGATTTCGCATGGTGGATCCTGCGTCTGCAAAAAAGCCTGGCGCTTTACGATATCATCCGCATCGACCATTTCAGGGGGTTTGTGGCCTACTGGTCGATTCCGGCCGAGGAAGAGACGGCGGTCAACGGCGAATGGGTCAAAGGGCCCGGCCGGCGTTTTTTCAAAAAGTTGAAAGAGAGACTCGGACATCTTCCGATCATCGCGGAGGATCTGGGAGTGATCACTCCGGAAGTGGAGAGACTCCGGGACGAATTCAATCTGCTTGGCATGAAGATACTGCAGTTTGCCTTCGACGGCAATGCCCAAAATCCCTATCTGCCCCACAACGGCGTACGCGACAGCGTCATCTACACCGGCACCCACGACAACGACACGACGGTCGGCTGGTTCGAATCGATCGACAATAAAGCGTACGTGACATCCTATCTCAGCCGAAGCGACAGGGAGATTCACTGGGCGATGATACGCGAGGCACTCGCATCCGTATCGCTCTTTGCACTCATCCCCCTCCAGGATATCCTTGGCCTGGGGTCCAACGCGCGGATGAACCGGCCCGGCCATCCCGAAAACAACTGGTGCTGGCGTGTCAGTGAAGCGCAGCTGCAAGCATGCGATTTTGAAAGAGTGGGGCGTATGGCACGACTCTACGGCCGCGAATGA